A genomic stretch from Dissulfurispira thermophila includes:
- a CDS encoding DUF262 domain-containing protein produces the protein MAIWKTHRVSDVVTEIDEEKFVLPVIQRSLVWEEDKMELLFDTLLKGDSFGGIMVIEEEKDTKPLFNYRPFTRDGNFIPSREVEKLKHLQYFVIDGQQRLQTFYIGLKGSINGKVLYFDLFSDYNIEYEFKFEKDENNLPKISKENNDRKIKEHFWYPVKVLFKRLKDTNDEDQVADEIIRKNNIKDGDRKTQIIKNIKAFYKNVITAETIGISKVVINKSLPALENRQRIVELFRRLNDGGTKLSPFDLVASILKGFSWEMEGFLNEMLDEYEDIGLSQDNLIKLIFLLQDNHAKEMASIEASDAEFAIQNRDRIKATLKALKDFLEFSKTYDYYKEGNRSFIPLFFISYHLFHKRIDIDALLNYFNNYETGNPDYPLIKKWLYHSLINGVFRSKGVGWIPYKTGVRKLLEVIKNFKNKKFPTNKLFKVYVEHPISFTTEYSSTNLEQLDSSFIFYLIYDRKRTIRTNDIDHIMPKSILEEKDFDWNLINSIANFQLLDYETNRGAKNGKSFREWINEDVQDKSNYVKIHLIPSDETLWDEAKFKEFIEERSKLIIEKINEYVK, from the coding sequence ATGGCAATTTGGAAAACACATAGAGTATCTGATGTGGTTACAGAAATTGACGAAGAAAAATTTGTTCTTCCTGTTATTCAACGATCACTGGTTTGGGAAGAAGACAAAATGGAACTTCTTTTTGATACTTTACTTAAAGGAGACAGCTTTGGTGGTATTATGGTTATTGAAGAAGAAAAAGATACCAAGCCATTATTTAATTACAGACCATTTACAAGGGACGGTAATTTTATTCCTTCGCGAGAAGTTGAAAAACTAAAGCATCTACAATATTTTGTAATTGATGGACAACAACGCTTACAAACATTTTACATTGGATTAAAAGGAAGCATTAACGGCAAGGTTTTATACTTTGATTTGTTTAGTGACTATAATATTGAGTATGAATTTAAGTTTGAAAAAGACGAGAATAATTTACCTAAAATTTCAAAGGAAAACAATGATAGAAAAATAAAAGAGCATTTTTGGTATCCAGTTAAAGTATTATTTAAAAGATTAAAAGATACCAATGATGAAGATCAGGTTGCTGATGAAATAATTAGGAAAAACAACATAAAAGACGGAGACAGGAAAACACAAATAATAAAAAATATAAAAGCATTTTATAAAAATGTTATAACCGCTGAGACTATTGGTATATCAAAAGTGGTAATTAATAAAAGTTTACCTGCACTTGAAAATCGTCAAAGAATAGTTGAGCTATTCAGGCGGTTAAACGATGGTGGAACAAAACTATCTCCTTTTGACCTCGTTGCCTCAATTCTTAAGGGATTTTCTTGGGAAATGGAAGGGTTCCTCAATGAAATGCTTGATGAATATGAAGACATTGGACTTTCACAAGACAATTTAATAAAGTTGATTTTTTTACTTCAAGACAACCATGCCAAAGAAATGGCTTCTATCGAAGCGTCTGATGCAGAGTTTGCTATTCAAAATAGAGATAGAATTAAAGCTACTCTTAAAGCATTAAAAGATTTCTTAGAATTTTCTAAAACATATGATTATTACAAAGAAGGTAATCGTTCATTTATACCGCTATTCTTCATTTCATATCATTTGTTCCATAAGAGAATTGATATTGATGCACTTTTGAATTATTTCAACAATTACGAAACAGGCAATCCTGATTATCCATTAATAAAAAAATGGTTATACCATTCCTTAATAAATGGTGTTTTTAGAAGCAAAGGAGTAGGATGGATTCCTTATAAAACTGGAGTAAGGAAACTTTTAGAAGTAATAAAAAACTTTAAAAACAAAAAATTCCCAACAAATAAATTATTTAAAGTTTATGTTGAGCACCCGATTTCTTTCACGACAGAATATTCCAGTACCAATTTAGAGCAACTTGATAGTTCATTCATTTTTTATTTAATATACGATAGAAAAAGAACAATAAGAACTAATGATATTGACCATATAATGCCTAAAAGTATTCTTGAAGAAAAAGATTTTGATTGGAACCTAATAAATAGTATTGCAAACTTTCAGCTTCTTGATTACGAAACAAATCGTGGAGCAAAGAATGGTAAGTCATTTAGAGAATGGATTAACGAAGATGTACAAGATAAGTCTAATTATGTAAAAATACATTTAATTCCTTCAGATGAAACACTATGGGATGAAGCCAAGTTTAAAGAATTCATTGAAGAGAGGTCGAAACTAATTATTGAAAAAATAAACGAATATGTTAAGTAA
- a CDS encoding nitroreductase family protein: protein MDIVLKTIKERRSIRNFKKKDIPDEIIKKLVDALIWAPSAGNLQSRKFYFVRDEKIRHDIAAAALNQNFIAEAPLVVVGYTDRKIENRYGDRGVHLYSIQDVACSIMNMMLTACENGLGSVWVGAFRESDVFEILDMPNNLRPVVIVPIGYPSKIPSAPLRVSAKEAVEFR, encoded by the coding sequence ATGGACATTGTATTGAAGACCATAAAAGAGAGGCGCAGCATTAGGAATTTTAAGAAAAAGGATATCCCTGATGAAATAATCAAAAAGTTAGTAGATGCACTTATATGGGCGCCAAGCGCTGGAAACCTTCAGTCAAGAAAATTTTATTTTGTTAGAGATGAAAAGATAAGACATGATATTGCTGCTGCTGCATTGAACCAGAATTTTATTGCAGAAGCACCACTTGTGGTTGTTGGATACACTGACAGAAAGATCGAAAACCGCTATGGAGATAGGGGTGTTCATCTTTATTCAATCCAAGATGTTGCATGCAGTATTATGAATATGATGCTTACTGCATGTGAAAATGGGCTTGGCAGTGTATGGGTTGGTGCATTCAGAGAAAGCGATGTGTTTGAGATACTCGATATGCCGAATAATTTAAGGCCTGTTGTAATCGTTCCTATAGGTTATCCTTCGAAGATACCATCTGCACCGTTAAGGGTTTCTGCAAAAGAGGCAGTGGAATTCAGATAA
- a CDS encoding PIN domain-containing protein, with amino-acid sequence MVYVVDTHAIVWFFEDSSELGKNALNALASKNSRLIIPTIVLAEIFYLSQRRRACQVFS; translated from the coding sequence ATGGTATATGTAGTTGATACTCATGCTATAGTCTGGTTTTTTGAGGATAGCAGCGAACTTGGCAAAAATGCTCTCAATGCTCTTGCCTCTAAAAATTCAAGGCTTATTATTCCTACCATTGTTCTTGCCGAGATATTTTATCTTTCACAACGAAGAAGAGCTTGTCAAGTTTTTAGTTGA
- a CDS encoding RluA family pseudouridine synthase — protein MAEDKRQMLSISVLHSDIPKRLDIFVSEKTGITRSQVQKLIKTGFILVNGKIENQHYRLKIGDTITIHKHEEEKEILIPEALPIKIFYMDEQIVVVDKPADMVVYPSAGHNRGTLLNALAYHCKKLATVGGPLRPGVVHRLDKDTSGVMVVALDDKAYYDLVEQFKKRTINRKYIALVYGNIKEDSGEIEMKIGRAVSDRKKMSTRTKRGKEAVTRWKVIKRFGSATLIEAKLGTGRTHQIRVHFSAIGHPVLGDKTYGKKVEIEVKYEGKKKKIVFPRQMLHAETLGFIHPKTKKYIEFSSPLPEDMEECIKKFISII, from the coding sequence ATGGCAGAGGACAAAAGACAGATGCTCTCTATTAGTGTCTTACACTCAGACATTCCCAAAAGGCTCGATATATTTGTCTCGGAAAAAACAGGGATTACACGTTCACAGGTTCAAAAGCTCATAAAAACAGGTTTTATTCTTGTAAACGGAAAAATAGAAAATCAACACTACAGACTTAAAATAGGTGATACCATTACAATCCACAAACATGAGGAAGAAAAGGAAATACTCATACCAGAGGCACTCCCGATAAAAATATTCTACATGGATGAACAGATAGTTGTAGTTGATAAACCAGCAGACATGGTTGTATATCCTTCAGCAGGACACAACAGAGGCACTTTACTCAATGCACTCGCATACCATTGCAAAAAACTTGCAACTGTCGGCGGTCCTTTGCGCCCCGGAGTAGTTCACAGGCTTGATAAAGACACATCAGGGGTCATGGTTGTTGCACTCGATGATAAGGCATATTATGACCTTGTGGAGCAATTCAAAAAAAGGACAATCAACAGAAAATATATAGCTCTCGTTTATGGCAATATCAAAGAGGATTCAGGGGAAATTGAAATGAAGATAGGACGAGCCGTCTCTGACAGGAAAAAGATGTCCACACGGACAAAAAGAGGCAAAGAGGCAGTTACCAGATGGAAAGTAATAAAGAGATTCGGTAGTGCAACACTCATTGAGGCAAAATTAGGCACAGGAAGAACACACCAGATAAGGGTGCATTTTTCTGCAATTGGTCATCCTGTGCTTGGGGATAAAACATATGGCAAAAAGGTTGAGATTGAAGTTAAGTATGAGGGAAAGAAAAAAAAGATTGTCTTTCCCAGACAGATGCTGCATGCAGAGACTTTGGGATTCATTCATCCTAAAACCAAGAAATACATTGAGTTTTCAAGCCCTCTACCAGAGGATATGGAGGAATGCATTAAAAAATTCATCTCCATTATCTGA
- a CDS encoding type II toxin-antitoxin system HicB family antitoxin: MFIRTFTAVLHKEDDLYVAECPEVGTISQGYTIEEAIANLKEATELYLEEFSLEEISKPLMTTFEAVVNA, translated from the coding sequence ATGTTTATACGAACCTTTACAGCCGTTCTTCATAAAGAAGATGACCTTTATGTTGCTGAATGTCCAGAAGTAGGGACTATAAGTCAAGGGTATACAATTGAAGAAGCCATTGCAAACCTAAAGGAAGCTACTGAATTATATCTTGAAGAGTTTTCGTTAGAAGAAATTTCAAAACCACTGATGACTACATTTGAGGCAGTCGTTAATGCCTAA
- the xerA gene encoding site-specific tyrosine recombinase/integron integrase: MNTGVILGRDSSGRITAAFSYKAEYVEKVKTIPGHRWHPKEKYWSFPDTDGTFEKILKDLEGEEIHIDPALQSELPAEDLKRELLSRKYSYRTVKGYLYYNRDFLCFVKKQPSEVNDSDIKDYLVHLAEEKQSATFTLNQAINVLKFYYGSMLKKKFVYEVKRPRKDKKLSIVLSKEEVAKILNSVDNIKHKAILMLVYSAGLRVGEVIKLKPEDIDSKRMLIHIKGSKGRKDRYTLLSEMALEILRKYWRDYKPEKWLFEGARKDRYITTRTVDKIMEHACEKAGIKKDVSVHTLRHSFATHLLEGGTDLRYIQELLGHASSKTTEIYTHVSTQSLGKIKGPLDGLNLKKGGND, from the coding sequence ATGAATACAGGGGTAATCTTAGGAAGGGATAGTTCTGGCAGGATAACAGCCGCCTTTTCTTACAAGGCTGAATATGTTGAGAAGGTTAAAACCATTCCCGGTCACAGATGGCATCCGAAGGAAAAATACTGGAGCTTTCCTGACACTGATGGCACATTTGAAAAGATTCTAAAGGACCTTGAAGGTGAAGAAATCCATATAGACCCTGCCCTGCAATCCGAACTGCCCGCTGAAGATTTAAAACGTGAACTCCTCTCAAGAAAATACAGCTACAGAACCGTCAAAGGTTATTTATATTACAACAGGGACTTCCTCTGCTTTGTTAAAAAGCAGCCCTCTGAAGTCAACGATAGCGATATCAAAGATTATCTTGTCCATCTTGCAGAAGAAAAACAATCTGCTACTTTCACATTAAATCAGGCGATAAATGTCTTAAAATTCTACTATGGCTCAATGTTGAAAAAGAAGTTTGTCTATGAAGTCAAAAGACCCCGAAAAGATAAAAAATTATCCATTGTTTTAAGTAAGGAGGAAGTTGCAAAAATCCTTAATTCAGTGGATAATATCAAACACAAAGCCATCTTAATGCTCGTATATTCAGCAGGCTTAAGGGTAGGAGAGGTTATAAAATTAAAACCAGAAGATATAGACAGCAAAAGGATGCTTATTCATATCAAAGGTTCTAAAGGCAGGAAGGATAGATACACTTTGCTTTCTGAGATGGCTTTAGAAATACTAAGAAAATACTGGAGAGATTATAAGCCTGAAAAGTGGCTCTTTGAAGGTGCAAGGAAAGACAGATACATAACAACGAGGACTGTAGATAAAATTATGGAACATGCCTGTGAAAAAGCAGGGATTAAAAAGGATGTTTCAGTGCATACTTTAAGACACAGCTTTGCCACCCATCTATTGGAGGGAGGAACTGATCTCAGATATATTCAAGAATTACTTGGCCATGCGAGTTCTAAGACAACAGAAATATATACTCATGTCAGCACACAAAGCTTGGGAAAAATAAAGGGTCCTTTGGACGGATTAAATTTAAAAAAGGGAGGTAATGACTGA